The following proteins are co-located in the Phragmites australis chromosome 10, lpPhrAust1.1, whole genome shotgun sequence genome:
- the LOC133930222 gene encoding uncharacterized protein LOC133930222: MEVALKSYNKRHIDVLVREAPESAKWRGTFVYGEPKSQDRHHMWTLLRRIKPNATEPWLMIDDFNEAMWQSKHFSHARRPEGQMRAFRESLSFCDLHDLGFGGTPWTYDNKQGDGRNVRVRLDRAVADPAWSACFPLAHVSHIASSCSDHVPLLLLWDEPERPRAAPRCRRYEAMWERDASMPDVIKEAWEKGEGVSNLGDVMAKLRSTLTQLHTWSDKKVGNVKRKLGKLRKRLGSLRQQGLLDGSNQIREVREKLDELLFREEIMWRQRSRTSWLKEGDRNTRYFHRKASWRARKNRVTKLKKQDGSSTSDAKEMKHIAQCFFQDLLSRDVTLDPGPLLDMFSLKVDQEMNESLTKAFTDEEISDALFQIGPTKAPGPDGFPACFFQRNWALLKEDVLRAVHKFFEECELQEEVNDTTIVMIPKHCAPEEMKDYRPISLCNVVYKVVSKCLVNRLRPLLQGLISEQQSAFVPGRMITDNALIAFECFHSIQKCRRENQNFCALKLDLSKAYDYVDWVFLERVIEKMGFSQTWIKWIMICVTTVRYKVRFNGELLEAVSPSRGLRQGDPLSPYLFLFIADGLSNILKRYSGEGRIQPLKVCRKAPGVSHLLFADDSLLFFKAELQQARAVKEALTLYERSTGQLINPSKCSLLFSDFCSAHQQDEIKDELQVSKATFEDKYLGLPTPEGRMKAEKFQPIRERFAKRLSNWSEKFLSAGAKEVLIKSVAQALPNYVMGVFKLPLQTCEVYDRMVRKFWWGEDKGQRKVHWLAWEKLTCPKSFGGMGFRDMKCFNQALLARQAWRLLVYPDSFCARILKARYYPNGTLIDTAFPVVSSLSWKRIAHGMDLLKEGVIWRIGNGKDVRIWRHKWVPHAGKLKVIEKKTWNRLTFVHDLILPGEKKWNEPLIRHLTHDDDADVILKSRIPVREREDFPAWHFEKNGVFSVKSAYRLAWNLSGLSSRSHSSSSAPDDQRKLWKVLWRTDVQPKVSVFAWRLAHDSLPTMRNKWRRTLESTGVCKICGHEVEDGHHATVRCSKAMALRLAVREYWELPDEFLLKYTGPDWLLVLLDSIPTKMKTNLLLVLWRSWHLRNDIIHEKGLASIADSVSFLKNFRETLSPVWQQEVDHKGKLPISECIIPEPIRRNRATSDDVVWRPPPEGWAKINVDGAFRPESGEASVGIIARDCRGLVLYSAYKAVQNCNAPIEVEALACLEGARAAANWVQMPVIFESDNATVIQDIVAHQGNRAAWSPIIDEIHGVCSRLQDVQWHKLKRDCNRVAHFLAKMGMSSRLCSEWILQAPPAIFELLAQECNTLFS, from the coding sequence ATGGAGGTAGCGTTGAAGTCTTATAATAAAAGGCATATTGACGTGTTGGTCCGGGAGGCACCGGAGAGTGCCAAATGGCGTGGAACGTTTGTGTACGGCGAGCCTAAATCTCAGGACAGGCACCATATGTGGACGTTGCTTCGTCGGATCAAACCAAATGCAACTGAACCCTGGTTGATGATAGATGACTTCAATGAAGCAATGTGGCAGTCGAAGCACTTCTCACACGCGAGGAGACCGGAGGGGCAGATGAGAGCCTTTCGTGAGTCTCTCTCATTTTGCGACCTTCATGACTTGGGATTCGGGGGCACACCATGGACGTACGACAATAAACAGGGAGACGGAAGGAATGTGCGGGTGCGGCTTGACAGAGCTGTTGCGGATCCGGCATGGTCGGCGTGTTTCCCCCTGGCGCATGTTTCTCACATCGCGTCGTCGTGCTCCGATCATGTTCCGTTGTTACTACTATGGGATGAGCCGGAGAGGCCGCGGGCGGCGCCTCGCTGCCGTCGCTACGAGGCCATGTGGGAGCGAGACGCCTCGATGCCAGATGTGATAAAGGAAGCATGGGAGAAAGGGGAAGGAGTTAGTAATTTGGGGGATGTCATGGCAAAGCTACGGTCGACTTTGACCCAGTTACACACATGGAGTGATAAGAAGGTCGGGAACGTGAAGAGGAAGTTGGGGAAGTTGAGAAAGAGACTCGGGTCCCTTCGCCAGCAGGGGTTGCTGGACGGATCTAATCAAATACGGGAGGTGCGTGAAAAGCTGGACGAATTGCTGTTTCGTGAAGAGATTATGTGGAGACAGAGATCAAGGACCTCTTGGCTCAAGGAGGGTGATCGTAATACAAGATATTTTCATAGGAAAGCTTCTTGGAGAGCTCGGAAGAATAGAGTTACAAAACTAAAAAAGCAAGATGGCTCCAGTACGTCTGATGCAAAGGAGATGAAGCATATTGCTCAATGTTTCTTTCAGGATCTTTTGTCAAGAGATGTTACTCTTGATCCTGGGCCTTTGCTGGACATGTTCTCATTGAAGGTGGATCAGGAGATGAATGAGTCTCTTACGAAGGCTTTCACAGATGAAGAGATTTCAGATGCCTTGTTCCAGATAGGTCCTACGAAAGCACCGGGTCCTGATGGATTTCCGGCTTGCTTTTTTCAAAGGAATTGGGCTCTGTTAAAGGAGGATGTGTTAAGAGCTGTTCACAAGTTTTTTGAGGAATGTGAATTGCAGGAAGAAGTAAATGACACTACAATAGTGATGATTCCGAAGCATTGTGCACCGGAAGAAATGAAGGACTATCGTCCTATCAGTTTGTGCAACGTGGTGTACAAAGTGGTGTCAAAGTGTTTAGTCAACCGTCTCAGACCGCTGCTGCAGGGTTTGATCTCGGAGCAACAAAGTGCTTTTGTTCCAGGTAGAATGATAACGGATAACGCCTTGATTGCTTTCGAGTGTTTTCACTCCATTCAAAAGTGCAGAAGAGAGAATCAAAATTTCTGCGCACTGAAATTAGATCTTTCGAAGGCTTATGATTATGTAGATTGGGTCTTCCTGGAGAGAGTAATAGAGAAGATGGGCTTCAGCCAAACATGGATCAAGTGGATCATGATTTGCGTTACTACTGTTCGCTACAAAGTGCGATTTAACGGGGAATTATTGGAGGCAGTCAGTCCATCAAGAGGGTTACGCCAAGGGGATCCTTTAAGCccatatttatttctgtttaTTGCTGACGGCCTCTCAAATATCTTGAAAAGATACTCGGGTGAAGGAAGAATTCAACCACTAAAGGTTTGTCGGAAGGCACCGGGGGTCTCTCATCTGTTGTTTGCGGACGATAGCTTATTGTTCTTCAAAGCAGAGCTGCAGCAAGCAAGAGCAGTGAAAGAAGCCCTGACTTTATATGAAAGGAGCACGGGACAGTTAATTAACCCAAGCAAATGCTCCCTGCTCTTTAGTGATTTTTGTTCGGCGCACCAACAGGATGAAATTAAGGACGAGCTGCAGGTTTCCAAAGCCACATTTGAGGACAAGTATCTAGGCTTGCCTACGCCGGAGGGGCGTATGAAAGCGGAAAAGTTTCAGCCAATCAGAGAAAGATTTGCTAAGAGGCTTAGCAACTGGTCAGAGAAATTTTTATCTGCAGGAGCTAAGGAGGTGTTGATAAAGAGTGTGGCTCAAGCACTCCCAAATTATGTGATGGGAGTGTTTAAGTTGCCGCTCCAGACTTGTGAGGTTTATGATCGGATGGTCAGAAAGTTTTGGTGGGGAGAAGACAAAGGGCAGCGTAAGGTGCATTGGTTGGCCTGGGAGAAGTTAACATGCCCGAAGTCCTTCGGAGGAATGGGGTTCCGGGATATGAAATGTTTTAACCAAGCTCTCTTAGCTCGTCAGGCATGGAGGCTGCTTGTGTACCCGGACAGTTTCTGTGCACGAATTCTAAAAGCAAGGTATTACCCAAATGGAACCCTCATTGATACTGCCTTCCCGGTGGTTTCATCACTGTCGTGGAAGCGTATAGCTCATGGGATGGACTTGTTGAAGGAGGGAGTTATATGGCGAATCGGGAATGGAAAAGATGTTAGAATATGGAGACACAAATGGGTTCCACATGCAGGCAAATTGAAAGTAATTGAGAAGAAAACTTGGAATAGGCTCACCTTTGTTCATGACCTTATATTGCCAGGAGAGAAGAAGTGGAACGAACCTTTAATTCGTCACTTAACTCATGATGACGATGCTGATGTTATTCTGAAATCAAGGATTCCAGTGCGGGAGAGGGAAGATTTCCCTGCGTGGCATTTTGAGAAGAATGGGGTTTTCTCAGTGAAAAGTGCTTATCGGCTTGCCTGGAATTTGTCGGGCCTGAGCTCCAGATCGCATTCTTCCAGCTCAGCACCTGATGATCAAAGGAAACTATGGAAAGTGTTGTGGAGGACAGATGTACAGCCTAAGGTAAGTGTCTTTGCATGGCGTCTTGCCCATGATTCGCTGCCAACAATGAGAAACAAGTGGAGAAGGACTTTGGAGAGTACTGGGGTCTGCAAAATCTGCGGGCATGAGGTGGAGGATGGGCACCATGCCACTGTCAGGTGCTCAAAAGCAATGGCACTTCGCCTAGCGGTACGTGAATACTGGGAGTTGCCGGatgaatttcttttgaaatacacaGGACCAGACTGGCTTTTGGTACTGTTAGATTCAATCCCTACGAAAATGAAGACAAATCTATTACTAGTCTTATGGAGATCATGGCACTTGAGGAATGACATCATTCATGAGAAGGGTCTGGCTTCCATTGCTGATTCGGTATCATTCTTGAAGAATTTCAGGGAAACTCTTTCCCCGGTCTGGCAGCAGGAGGTGGATCATAAAGGTAAATTGCCCATCTCTGAATGCATCATCCCGGAGCCCATAAGAAGAAACAGGGCCACTTCTGATGATGTTGTGTGGAGGCCTCCGCCTGAAGGTTGGGCAAAAATTAATGTTGATGGAGCTTTTAGGCCAGAGAGTGGAGAAGCTAGCGTCGGAATTATCGCTAGGGACTGCAGGGGCTTGGTCCTATACTCTGCATACAAGGCGGTTCAGAACTGCAATGCGCCTATTGAAGTGGAAGCATTGGCATGCCTAGAAGGAGCTCGCGCGGCTGCAAATTGGGTTCAGATGCCGGTGATTTTTGAGTCTGACAATGCCACCGTCATTCAGGACATTGTGGCACACCAAGGAAATCGTGCGGCATGGTCTCCAATCATCGATGAGATACATGGTGTCTGTAGCCGTCTCCAAGATGTGCAATGGCATAAATTAAAGAGAGATTGTAATAGGGTTGCTCATTTTCTAGCTAAGATGGGCATGAGCTCCAGACTTTGTTCCGAGTGGATCCTCCAGGCTCCCCCGGCCATCTTTGAGCTCCTTGCCCAGGAATGTAATACCCTTTTCAGTTAA
- the LOC133930645 gene encoding polyadenylate-binding protein 2-like → MDDEEHEVYGQEIPVDGEDVDMGAAGDDAAKLQELDEMKRRLKEMEEEAAALREMQAKVAKEMQGVDPNATTSENKEEMDARSVFVGNVDYACTPEEVQQHFNSCGTVNRVTILTDKFGQPKGFAYVEFVEVEAVQEAVKLNESELHGRQIKVAPKRTNVPGLKQPRGRGYNPYHGHPYRPYGGPFYSPYGGYGRFPRFRRPRRPYF, encoded by the exons ATGGATGACGAGGAGCACGAGGTGTACGGCCAGGAGATCCCCGTCGACGGCGAGGACGTGGACATGGGCGCCGCAGGGGATGACGCGGCCAAG CTGCAGGAGCTCGACGAGATGAAGCGCCGGctcaaggagatggaggaggaggccgccgcgcTCCGCGAGATGCAGGCCAAGGTCGCCAAGGAGATGCAAG GCGTAGATCCTAATGCAACCACATCTGAAAACAAAGAGGAGATGGATGCTCGGTCAGTGTTTGTTGGAAAT GTTGACTATGCTTGCACTCCAGAAGAAGTGCAGCAGCATTTTAATTCCTGTGGAACTGTCAACAGAGTGACAATCCTGACTGACAAGTTTGGGCAACCTAAAGGTTTTGCTTATGTGGAATTTGTTGAAGTTGAAGCTGTTCAGGAAGCTGTTAAGTTGAACGAATCAGAGTTGCATGGTCGCCAAATCAAG GTGGCACCGAAGAGGACTAATGTTCCCGGCTTGAAGCAACCCCGGGGTAGAGGATACAATCCATACCATGGCCACCCCTACAGGCCATATGGAGGACCGTTTTATAGTCCTTATGGTGGCTATGG GAGATTTCCCAGATTCCGCCGTCCGAGAAGACCTTACTTTTGA